A single Bacillus sp. HMF5848 DNA region contains:
- a CDS encoding dicarboxylate/amino acid:cation symporter: MTLTKKILLGMFLGIIVGIFLNLVTPQAYPTIETYILSPVGKIFISLIKLLVVPIVIVSIILGTAGISDPKKLGRIGTKTIVFFLTTTAIALTLAIGLATLFQPGVGNFQLEGAQFEGKEAPPIVDTLLNIVPTNPFEAMTEGNMLQVIFFSILVGFAISQLQGRVKLVVDFLDQANDILMFLVGVIMKLAPYGAFALIAVAIGGQGIDAILAMAKYFGIVLLALFAHLVITYGSAVAMFGKTNPITFIKNFSPALAVAFSTSSSSATLPVSMDVAQKKLNIPKSISGFVQPLGATINMDGTAIMQGVATIFIAQVYAVDLSMGDLLTVVLTATLASIGTAGVPGVGLIMLSMVLTSIGLPVEAIGLILGVDRLLDMTRTAVNITGDATCALMIAKGEERHAESYSEAIAES; this comes from the coding sequence ATGACTTTAACGAAAAAAATACTGTTAGGTATGTTCCTCGGTATTATTGTCGGTATTTTCTTGAATTTAGTGACTCCTCAGGCTTATCCCACTATTGAAACGTACATTCTAAGTCCTGTTGGAAAGATTTTTATTAGTTTAATTAAGCTTTTAGTAGTTCCTATTGTAATTGTTTCGATTATTCTTGGTACAGCCGGTATATCAGACCCTAAAAAATTAGGGCGTATTGGTACAAAAACTATTGTTTTCTTTTTAACAACAACTGCAATAGCGCTAACCCTTGCTATTGGTCTTGCTACTCTATTCCAACCAGGAGTTGGTAATTTTCAGTTAGAGGGCGCACAATTTGAAGGAAAAGAAGCGCCACCAATCGTGGATACATTATTAAATATCGTACCAACAAACCCGTTTGAAGCGATGACAGAAGGAAATATGCTACAAGTTATATTCTTTTCAATTTTAGTTGGTTTCGCCATTTCACAGTTACAAGGGCGAGTAAAACTTGTAGTGGACTTCCTTGATCAAGCAAATGACATTTTAATGTTCCTAGTTGGTGTCATTATGAAGCTTGCTCCATATGGTGCTTTCGCATTGATTGCAGTAGCAATTGGTGGCCAAGGAATAGATGCTATTTTAGCAATGGCTAAATATTTCGGCATTGTTCTATTGGCATTGTTTGCTCATCTTGTCATTACGTATGGTTCGGCTGTAGCTATGTTTGGTAAAACAAACCCTATTACGTTTATTAAAAACTTCTCTCCTGCACTAGCTGTGGCATTCAGTACGTCATCAAGTTCAGCAACACTTCCTGTTTCAATGGATGTTGCTCAAAAGAAACTCAATATTCCTAAGAGTATAAGTGGATTTGTTCAGCCATTAGGTGCAACAATTAATATGGATGGAACTGCTATTATGCAAGGTGTTGCAACAATATTCATAGCTCAAGTATATGCCGTTGATTTGTCAATGGGTGATTTATTGACTGTAGTTTTAACAGCAACGTTAGCTAGTATTGGTACCGCTGGTGTTCCTGGTGTAGGCCTTATCATGTTATCCATGGTATTAACATCAATTGGTTTACCGGTCGAAGCCATTGGTCTCATTTTAGGTGTAGATCGTTTACTTGATATGACACGCACTGCTGTTAATATCACTGGAGATGCTACATGTGCATTAATGATTGCAAAAGGTGAAGAACGCCACGCCGAAAGCTATTCTGAAGCAATAGCAGAGTCGTAA
- a CDS encoding response regulator transcription factor, producing the protein MRNHIVYLVDDEINLNQILTTYLQKEGWQVKSFFDGESALTAISEKPDLWILDIMLPDIDGFSLLKEIKKSDPNVPIIFISARDEDLDRILGLELGSDDYLAKPFLPRELVIRAKKILERVYKHDNTQQEQESTDDILHLEPYTIHINKRLVYEKNTNIELTSKEFDLLLVFAKNLSQAFSREQLLYKIWGDDYFGSDRVVDDLVRRLRKRLPELRIETIYGYGYRMMKL; encoded by the coding sequence GTGCGAAATCATATCGTATATCTAGTTGACGACGAAATTAACTTGAACCAAATTTTAACGACTTATTTGCAAAAGGAAGGATGGCAGGTTAAGTCCTTCTTTGATGGAGAGTCAGCACTTACAGCTATTTCTGAAAAGCCTGATCTATGGATACTAGACATAATGCTTCCAGATATAGATGGTTTTTCGCTTCTTAAGGAGATCAAAAAAAGCGATCCTAATGTTCCGATTATTTTTATTTCCGCTCGTGATGAAGACCTTGATCGCATCTTAGGGCTTGAATTAGGAAGTGATGACTACTTAGCGAAGCCGTTTTTACCTAGAGAGCTAGTTATTCGTGCAAAGAAAATATTAGAGCGCGTATATAAGCATGATAATACCCAGCAGGAACAAGAAAGCACAGACGATATATTACATTTAGAGCCTTACACTATTCATATTAATAAGCGTCTCGTATATGAAAAGAATACTAACATTGAGTTGACCTCAAAAGAATTTGATTTACTTTTAGTATTCGCAAAAAATCTTTCTCAAGCTTTTTCCCGGGAGCAGTTATTATATAAAATCTGGGGAGATGATTATTTCGGAAGTGATCGAGTGGTTGATGATTTAGTAAGGAGACTACGCAAACGATTACCAGAGCTTAGAATCGAAACAATTTATGGTTACGGCTACCGGATGATGAAATTATGA
- a CDS encoding ABC transporter permease subunit: MKLFMHELKSYQKSLLFWCIGSMFLVIATMTEYGTYSDNQQINELIKGMPKSLQALIGSGDLDLSKAIDYFGVIYLYLLVMGAIHALMLGASIISKEEAEKTADFLFVKPITRARVVTIKLSAVFVNIIVFNFVTFATAYMSVQMHTDSAGIFRDVLTLMIGLLLLQYLFMGAGAAIAAGKKKPKSATGMGTAIVLLLFILSILIDINSSLEVLKHVNPFKYFVASDLIHGGELNVSYVIISVLATIIFVVLAYLSYNKRDLQA, translated from the coding sequence GTGAAGCTGTTCATGCATGAGCTAAAATCATATCAAAAATCACTGTTATTTTGGTGTATTGGTAGCATGTTTCTTGTCATAGCTACGATGACGGAATACGGGACGTATTCTGATAATCAGCAAATTAATGAGTTAATTAAAGGGATGCCGAAATCATTACAGGCTTTAATTGGATCTGGAGATTTAGATTTGTCCAAGGCTATTGATTACTTTGGAGTTATCTATTTATATTTGTTAGTCATGGGTGCCATTCATGCTTTGATGCTTGGGGCATCAATCATATCAAAAGAAGAGGCAGAGAAGACAGCGGATTTTCTGTTTGTAAAGCCCATTACACGAGCACGTGTAGTCACTATTAAATTAAGTGCTGTTTTTGTAAACATAATCGTGTTTAATTTTGTTACGTTTGCCACGGCATACATGTCAGTACAAATGCATACAGATTCAGCAGGTATTTTCCGTGATGTACTGACGTTAATGATTGGGCTGTTACTACTACAGTATCTTTTTATGGGAGCAGGGGCTGCAATTGCGGCTGGGAAGAAAAAACCGAAGTCTGCGACAGGTATGGGAACAGCTATTGTATTACTGTTATTCATTTTATCTATTCTTATAGATATTAATAGTAGTCTAGAAGTACTCAAACATGTTAATCCATTTAAGTATTTTGTCGCAAGTGACCTCATTCATGGAGGCGAACTGAACGTTTCGTATGTAATTATAAGTGTACTAGCGACAATAATTTTCGTAGTTTTAGCGTATTTAAGTTACAACAAAAGGGATCTACAAGCTTAA
- a CDS encoding TetR/AcrR family transcriptional regulator, with translation MVSKFLNIDRKKQTRILNAAMKEFALKGYTNASTNAIVKEAGISKGLLFHYFTNKKDLYSFLTQHTITIIMDEFLNGINLSEKDIFQRLKDASQLKMKLLMQYPDIIKFLISIQVETASEVIDDIREITKQMRELGMDKLYQDFDVTLFREDIDIGKALNIINWSLEGYSEQMLQKIKLTGKQDLDFSEAFDEVDQYIDILKTSFYK, from the coding sequence ATGGTATCTAAATTTTTAAATATTGACCGAAAAAAACAAACTCGAATTCTAAATGCTGCTATGAAGGAATTTGCTCTGAAAGGCTATACCAATGCTTCTACCAATGCCATTGTAAAAGAGGCAGGGATCTCTAAAGGATTGCTGTTTCACTATTTCACGAACAAAAAAGACCTGTATTCGTTTCTTACACAGCATACGATTACTATTATTATGGACGAATTTTTAAATGGCATAAACCTTTCTGAAAAGGACATCTTTCAGCGGTTAAAGGATGCTTCGCAGCTAAAAATGAAGCTACTTATGCAATATCCTGACATAATTAAGTTTTTAATTTCTATCCAAGTAGAAACGGCATCAGAGGTCATTGATGATATCCGCGAAATCACAAAGCAAATGAGAGAGCTTGGAATGGATAAACTTTACCAAGACTTTGATGTGACACTATTTCGAGAGGATATTGACATAGGGAAAGCACTTAACATTATTAACTGGAGTTTAGAAGGGTATAGTGAGCAAATGCTTCAAAAAATCAAGTTAACAGGTAAACAGGATCTCGATTTCTCAGAGGCATTCGACGAAGTTGACCAATATATTGATATTTTGAAAACATCCTTTTATAAATAG
- a CDS encoding ABC transporter permease subunit, giving the protein MNIYLHELKAYRKSTIIWTLSLIGIVVLFLSMYPSIAKDAEQFSKLLEDFPVEVRKAIGLSLDSFFSVIGFFSYGFLYVKLAGAIQAMNLGTSILSKETREKTADFLLSKPVSRTKIVTSKLLAAITSLFITNVFFLITTFVMVSIVKTKEYDGNALFMIAITLLFIQLMFVALGFITSVLFPRIKSVISVSLGTVFAFFAIGMVGSATGDEPLRYITPFNYYDTTYIAENLSYEIPFLVLTVSFFILAIVASYIIYKKKDVSAL; this is encoded by the coding sequence ATGAATATATATCTGCATGAGTTAAAGGCGTATAGAAAATCAACCATCATTTGGACACTGTCACTAATAGGGATTGTTGTCTTGTTTTTATCGATGTATCCTTCCATTGCAAAGGATGCTGAGCAGTTTAGTAAATTACTAGAGGATTTTCCCGTTGAAGTGAGAAAAGCGATCGGCCTATCACTCGATAGTTTTTTCAGTGTAATTGGATTTTTCTCTTATGGATTTCTTTATGTAAAACTTGCGGGGGCTATACAAGCAATGAATCTTGGAACCTCTATTTTATCAAAGGAAACGAGAGAAAAAACAGCAGATTTTTTATTATCAAAACCTGTATCTCGTACAAAAATTGTCACATCAAAGCTTTTAGCAGCCATTACGTCCCTATTTATTACGAATGTGTTCTTTTTAATCACAACATTTGTGATGGTGTCTATCGTAAAAACAAAGGAATACGATGGCAATGCCCTATTTATGATTGCTATCACATTACTGTTTATACAATTAATGTTCGTAGCATTAGGGTTTATTACTTCGGTGTTATTTCCAAGGATTAAGTCGGTTATCTCTGTATCGTTAGGTACGGTGTTTGCTTTTTTTGCGATTGGCATGGTAGGGTCTGCTACAGGTGATGAACCTTTACGCTACATCACACCATTTAATTATTATGACACAACGTACATTGCTGAAAATTTAAGCTACGAAATACCGTTTCTAGTGTTAACAGTTAGCTTTTTTATTTTAGCCATCGTGGCAAGCTACATTATTTATAAAAAGAAGGATGTGTCTGCTCTTTAA
- a CDS encoding aminotransferase class IV, producing MEIAFFNGEFVDINQAVIPIQERAHQFGDGIYEVIRVYEGRPFYLKEHLERLVNSAEAISLKLPYSLSEMDQFIEEGLTRASIDEAEIYIQVTRGIAPRIHAFPNVSASFSMTIRPVRKIDPIKRQQGIAVLITEDERWKNCYIKSLNLLPNVLAKQKAIELDCDEAIFVRSGYITEGSSSNVFIVKNGALITTPATNAILHGITRAIVFQLANQLDIPVHERAFTVHELETADEAFITSTVSEILKIKSVGNSHLPSSSPIQDSLYQAFQSLYKR from the coding sequence ATGGAAATTGCATTTTTTAATGGTGAATTTGTAGATATCAATCAAGCTGTTATTCCTATTCAAGAGCGGGCTCATCAATTTGGAGATGGAATCTATGAGGTTATCCGCGTGTATGAAGGCCGGCCCTTTTATTTAAAAGAACATTTAGAACGGCTTGTAAATAGCGCCGAGGCCATTTCTTTAAAACTTCCGTATAGCTTAAGCGAAATGGACCAATTCATTGAAGAGGGCCTCACCAGAGCAAGCATTGATGAAGCTGAAATCTATATACAAGTTACTCGTGGGATTGCACCTAGAATTCACGCCTTTCCTAATGTGTCTGCTAGTTTCTCCATGACTATACGCCCGGTGCGAAAAATCGACCCTATAAAAAGACAACAAGGTATAGCCGTGCTTATCACGGAGGATGAGCGCTGGAAAAATTGTTATATTAAGTCTTTAAATCTACTTCCGAATGTTCTCGCTAAACAAAAAGCTATAGAACTTGATTGTGATGAGGCTATCTTCGTACGAAGTGGTTACATAACAGAAGGATCAAGTAGTAATGTCTTTATTGTTAAAAATGGGGCACTCATCACCACACCGGCCACAAATGCCATTCTACACGGCATCACTCGGGCAATAGTCTTTCAGCTTGCTAACCAACTAGACATCCCTGTTCATGAAAGGGCCTTTACTGTCCACGAGTTAGAAACAGCCGATGAAGCATTTATCACTAGCACCGTTTCAGAGATTTTGAAAATAAAGTCTGTAGGTAATTCTCACCTTCCTTCATCAAGCCCAATTCAAGATAGTTTATATCAAGCATTTCAAAGCTTATATAAAAGGTGA
- a CDS encoding ABC transporter permease subunit: protein MNLFIKELKSHIKSLVLWCIGLLVFIAAGMGKYAGLATDDQSLNELILSMPKSLQAIMGAGSLDLTIAIDYYGVLFLYIAIMVTVHAAMLGASIIAKEERDKTVEFLLVKPITRTNIVTAKLLAALFNVMVMTATTYIVSIVMVQMYANDQPFLRDITILTIGLFLLQLLFLTIGAALAATKRNTKSAPALATAILLLSFILSIAIDMNSKLAALKYITPFKYFDAKNMLHGGGIEPTFIGISVVIISILIVLTYYSFQKRDMYV, encoded by the coding sequence ATGAATCTTTTTATAAAGGAGCTAAAATCACATATTAAATCACTTGTTTTATGGTGTATAGGTTTACTGGTTTTTATAGCTGCTGGAATGGGGAAATATGCGGGCTTAGCAACCGATGATCAATCATTAAATGAACTAATTTTGTCTATGCCAAAGTCGCTGCAAGCAATCATGGGAGCAGGTTCTCTCGATTTAACGATAGCGATAGATTATTATGGAGTACTATTTTTATATATAGCCATTATGGTTACTGTTCACGCAGCCATGCTAGGAGCATCAATTATTGCGAAGGAAGAGCGTGATAAAACCGTAGAGTTTTTACTCGTAAAGCCTATTACTCGCACGAACATTGTAACAGCAAAATTATTAGCTGCTCTTTTTAATGTGATGGTGATGACAGCTACGACTTACATAGTATCCATTGTGATGGTGCAAATGTATGCCAATGACCAACCCTTCTTAAGGGATATCACCATTTTAACGATAGGCCTGTTTCTTTTACAGCTACTATTTTTAACAATAGGAGCGGCGCTTGCTGCTACGAAGAGAAATACAAAATCAGCACCAGCCCTAGCAACAGCTATTTTACTGTTATCCTTTATTTTATCGATTGCCATTGATATGAATAGTAAGCTAGCAGCACTAAAATATATCACACCTTTTAAATACTTCGATGCAAAAAACATGCTTCATGGTGGTGGGATTGAACCTACCTTTATAGGCATATCAGTTGTAATTATTAGTATATTAATAGTTTTAACATATTATTCGTTTCAAAAGAGAGATATGTATGTGTGA
- a CDS encoding ABC transporter ATP-binding protein has translation MYAIEINNLTKSYGKARGISDVSFQVEEGEIFGFIGPNGAGKSTTIRTLLSLIYPTSGSAKIFGKDILEHSDEIKREIGYLPSEVFYYDNMKVIDLLKYSASFYKKDCSKRMKELAEILELDLTKKIDDLSLGNKKKVGIVQGLLHEPKLIILDEPTSGLDPLMQQKFFDLLLEENKKGATILFSSHILSEVQRLCDRVAIIKEGKIVQVEKISVLKKDTYKKFKLETKETIANEYLNIPGVNQLIIDGQAIQFIYKGDINTIIRKLSEINMVNVWVEEPTLEEIFMHFYEKEK, from the coding sequence ATGTACGCAATTGAAATTAATAATTTAACGAAAAGCTATGGCAAGGCTCGTGGGATTTCTGATGTAAGTTTTCAAGTCGAAGAAGGGGAAATTTTTGGGTTTATCGGCCCAAATGGCGCAGGGAAATCAACAACAATCCGTACACTATTATCGTTAATTTATCCTACTAGTGGCAGTGCGAAAATTTTCGGAAAGGATATATTAGAGCATAGTGATGAAATAAAAAGGGAGATTGGCTATTTACCTTCTGAAGTATTTTACTATGACAACATGAAGGTCATCGACCTTTTAAAATATTCGGCTAGCTTCTATAAGAAAGATTGTAGTAAACGTATGAAAGAGCTTGCTGAAATCCTTGAATTAGACCTTACTAAAAAAATTGATGACCTTTCTTTAGGAAACAAGAAGAAAGTAGGGATTGTACAGGGCCTTCTACATGAACCAAAGCTAATTATCTTAGATGAACCTACGAGCGGATTAGACCCACTTATGCAGCAAAAGTTTTTCGACTTACTTCTAGAAGAGAATAAGAAGGGCGCTACGATCCTATTTTCGTCTCATATACTAAGCGAGGTGCAGCGTTTATGTGATAGAGTTGCCATTATCAAGGAAGGCAAGATAGTACAAGTAGAGAAAATTAGCGTGTTAAAAAAAGATACGTATAAGAAGTTCAAATTAGAAACGAAAGAAACTATCGCAAATGAGTACTTAAATATACCAGGCGTTAATCAACTAATAATAGATGGTCAAGCGATTCAATTCATTTATAAAGGGGACATCAACACGATTATTAGAAAGCTCTCCGAGATTAATATGGTAAATGTATGGGTAGAGGAGCCTACGTTAGAGGAAATCTTCATGCATTTCTATGAAAAGGAGAAATAA